A genomic region of Metopolophium dirhodum isolate CAU chromosome 1, ASM1992520v1, whole genome shotgun sequence contains the following coding sequences:
- the LOC132936347 gene encoding transcription initiation factor TFIID subunit 9-like, whose protein sequence is MASSQGKHMPKDTQIIVSIMKDLGIVEYEPQVLNHLLEFNHRYTTLLLDDAKTFSNFAKKKNVDADDVKIAIQLAQDGTFRRPPPRDMLMTASREVKKILFPPVRPASGLRVPQDRSTFLQTNYRLRNDLYSGGNMRKDTKTTVAEMLEASRKLQTEDNPFQQCN, encoded by the exons ATGGCGTCTTCACAAGGAAAACATATGCCCAAAGACACTCAAATCATTGTGTCGATTATGAAAGATTTAGGTATTGTTGAATACGAACCACAAGTTTTAAATCATCTCTTGGAGTTTAACCACA gaTACACAACGCTACTGTTAGACGATGCTAAGACATTTTCAAACTTTGCGAAAAAGAAGAATGTTGATGCTGACGATGTGAAAATAGCAATACAATTGGCACAAGACGGAACATTTCGTCGACCTCCACCACGCGAT atgttAATGACAGCAAGTCGTGAAgtaaaaaaaatcctatttcCTCCAGTAAGGCCTGCCAGTGGACTGCGAGTTCCTCAGGATCGTTCAACTTTCTTACAAACAAACTACAGGCTTAGGAATGATTTG TATTCTGGAGGAAATATGCGTAAGGACACTAAAACAACAGTTGCAGAAATGTTGGAAGCGTCTAGAAAATTACAAACCGAAGATAATCCTTTCCAGCAgtgtaattaa
- the LOC132934383 gene encoding CIMIP2 protein GA14893: MGSIKKILPPQPHYLSGYTGFVPGYKSSCGQSYGKLTHDLFFDKTVKRSNVPVLSDLTNVYDDTICTLQEEDSINKRCEDNLSCKFTTDIIPGYAGYVPQYIFLCGNKYTADATRAINNFVKIQKACSCPECEQKLGRSVKIDKNILDVEAGVPRNVNEYTHPIFKKDLEAEKVFKQQYKPTSPIPPTKKTYFLENGNPHKKCMAGYAGHVPGLLFEFGQSNTPATIDALNKFTDRYVKHKF, translated from the exons ATGGGTTCTATCAAAAAGATTTTACCACCTCAACCACATTATTTGTCCGGATACACTGGATTTGTTCCGGGCTACAAAAGTTCCTGTGGTCAGAGCTATGGAAAGTTAACTCACGATTTGTTTTTCGACAAGACAGTTAAACGATCCAATGTACCAGTACTAAGTGATCTTACTAACGTATATGACGATACGATTTGTACTCTTCAAGAAGAGGACTCCATAAATAAGCGATGTGAAGATAATTTAAGTTGCAAGTTTACTACTGATATAATACCAGGTTATGCCGGATATGTACCTCAATATATCTTCTTATGTGGAAACaa ATATACTGCGGACGCAACTCGGGCAATCAATAATTTTGTGAAAATACAAAAGGCATGTTCGTGTCCAGAATGTGAACAGAAACTGGGACGTTCTGTGAAAATTGATAAGAACATTTTAGATGTTGAGGCGGGTGTACCACGAAACGTCAATGAATATACACATCCAATATTCAAAAAG gacTTGGAAGCTGAAAAAGTATTCAAACAACAATACAAACCAACTTCTCCGATTCCACCTAccaaaaaaacttattttttagagAACGGGAATCCACACAAAAAATGCATGGCTGGTTATGCAGGACATGTACCGGGTTTATTATTTGAGTTTGGCCAGTCAAATACTCCTGCAACAATAGACGCTCTGAACAAATTCACAGACCGGTATGTTAAACACAAATTTTAA
- the LOC132953616 gene encoding LOW QUALITY PROTEIN: deformed epidermal autoregulatory factor 1 homolog (The sequence of the model RefSeq protein was modified relative to this genomic sequence to represent the inferred CDS: substituted 1 base at 1 genomic stop codon), which yields MCVTDGGGYADDQQHQQQLQPHQXQQHRRHQHHHQQQQQQQQQQQLRLQAAMVDDRGGGGCRQSHSEKFAEQTDMAETGTSGTEVVVVTAADASKENHNGPPPSSSSDVSVLAATYATAAAEYVASSQVQVSSIPVGQLINVSGAGMFNVITADSMQLSESNDFKPLLCVNNRFLNCDTRTQVDGDTWRTVVRSEDGTFKPAHIGPDNSTTNNVHTEETDQGVSSPNTAPCCSYTEAAKFPVLPVRCKTTNAELHKKKFGSGCRGKCIKFENQWYTPSEFEALCGRASSKDWKRSIRFGGRSLQTLVYDGVLLPHAMSCVCAACCDDESATDPVRLFTPYKRIRTKKHSSSRSKKKKIEDGITLSNGEDSCDSSIGISIDNDDIDIKNDEAILLQTGDVSQAEIVQSNDSIGDMFKKLENMSSRMIKMVHHFRNSMRVAKYKWSMEKQELLAKLKRANDNSIENRNVFDVETVSSVAAELQPSNDDKPDVKKCANCNRDAFAECSLCRRTSYCSTFCQSKDWNNHQVECIKGSIMVIVQTQQ from the exons atgtgcgtgaCCGACGGCGGCGGTTACGCGGACGACCAACAACATCAGCAACAACTCCAGCCGCACCAATAGCAACAGCACCGTCGGCACCAACACCACcaccagcagcagcaacaacaacaacaacaacaacaacttcGACTGCAAGCGGCGATGGTGGACGACCGTGGCGGCGGTGGTTGCCGGCAAAGTCATTCGGAAAAGTTCGCTGAACAGACGGACATGGCCGAGACCGGTACGAGCGGCACCGAAGTCGTAGTCGTCACCGCCGCTGACGCGTCTAAAGAAAACCACAACGGGccaccgccgtcgtcgtcgtcggacgTCTCCGTGTTGGCCGCCACATACGCTACGGCTGCAGCCGAATACGTCGCGTCGTCTCAAGTACAAGTATCCTCCATACCCGTCGGGCAGCTCATTAACGTGTCGGGCGCTGGCATGTTTAACGTTATTACCGCCGATTCGATGCAG CTTTCGGAATCAAATGATTTCAAACCTCTCTTGTGCGtgaataatagatttttaaattgtgatacACGCACTCAAGTTGATGGTGATACGTGGCGAACTGTAGTTCGATCcgaa GATGGCACTTTCAAACCTGCTCATATTGGACCAGATAACTCAACCACTAATAATGTTCACACAGAAGAGACTGATCAAGGTGTATCATCCCCAAATACAGCACCTTGTTGTTCATATACCGAAGCTGCCAAGTTCCCAGTATTACCAGTACGATGCAAA ACCACCAACGCAGAgctgcataaaaaaaaatttggatctGGCTGTCGAGGCAAGTGTATTAAGTTTGAAAACCAATGGTACACACCTAGTGAATTTGAAGCCCTTTGTGGGAGGGCTTCTAGTAAGGACTGGAAAAGAAGTATACGATTTGGTGGCCGTAGTTTGCAAACATTAGTATACGATGGAGTTTTATTACCACATGCTATGAGTTGTGTATGTGCAGCCTGTTGTGATGACGAATCTGct ACTGACCCCGTACGACTGTTTACTCCATACAAACGAATACGTACCAAAAAACATTCGTCTAGTCGttcaaagaagaaaaaaattgaagatggTATAACTCTTAGTAATGGTGAAGATAGTTGTGATAGcagtataggtatatcaatagACAATGATGATATCGATATAAAAAATGATGAAGCCATACTTCTACAGACGGGTGATGTTTCTCAAGCTGAAATTGTTCAATCAAATGATTCAATAGgagatatgtttaaaaaattagaaaat ATGTCATCGAGAATGATTAAAATGGTTCACCATTTTCGTAACTCTATGCGTGTTGCTAAGTACAAATGGAGTATGGAAAAACAAGAGTTGTTAGCAAAACTTAAGAGGGCCAATGATAATTCTATAGaaaatag GAATGTTTTTGACGTGGAGACAGTTTCAAGTGTGGCGGCAGAATTACAGCCAAGTAATGATGATAAACCAGATGTTAAAAAG TGTGCCAATTGCAATAGAGATGCATTTGCAGAATGTTCATTGTGTCGACGTACATCATATTGCTCTACGTTTTGTCAAAGTAAAGACTGGAACAATCATCAAGTGGAATGCATCAAGGGAAGCATTATGGTCATTGTACAAACTCAACAATGA